A portion of the Herpetosiphonaceae bacterium genome contains these proteins:
- a CDS encoding APC family permease, whose amino-acid sequence MIAELKRFIIGSPIETARQTHERLSKKIALAVFSSDALSSVAYATEEILHILVLGGIAALSLSLPVAAGIAVLLMVVSFSYRQTIKAYPHGGGSYIVAKDNLGVLPSLTAGAGLLVGYVLTVAVSLSAGVSAIVSALPQLDTYRVSMALVFVVLLTLTNLRGLRESGLIFSVPTYAFIATIFTLLIIGSYRYLTGTIIPVNSAEHLAPVQGVGETFGLLFIMKAFAAGCTALTGIEAISDGVPAFKKPEWVNARATLTVMAVLLTIMFLGITFLAQQYQALPAEHGNPETVLSQIGRGVFGGRGIPYSVLQAATATILILAANTAYADFPRLLSFLARDRYMPRQFASLGDRLVFSNGIIMLAVAASVLIVMFDATVTALIPLYAGGVFISFTIAQTGMVQRWRRTREPGWQRGMLINGIGALTTFIVAIIVISQKFLLGAWILMLLLPAIIAMFLAIHQHYVNAAKQLSLEGLEPPPPLRNTVIIPVSTLHRGVINALTYAESIAPG is encoded by the coding sequence ATGATCGCCGAACTTAAGCGATTCATCATCGGCTCACCAATTGAGACAGCGCGACAAACGCATGAGCGCCTCTCGAAAAAAATTGCGCTAGCCGTCTTTTCGTCGGACGCACTATCGTCTGTAGCGTATGCCACAGAGGAAATTCTACACATCCTGGTGCTGGGAGGAATTGCAGCTCTTAGCCTGTCATTGCCGGTAGCGGCGGGCATTGCCGTATTGCTGATGGTGGTGTCATTTTCATACCGCCAGACAATCAAGGCGTATCCGCACGGCGGCGGCTCCTACATCGTCGCAAAAGATAACCTTGGCGTGCTGCCGAGCCTCACTGCCGGTGCTGGTCTTCTGGTAGGCTATGTGCTGACGGTAGCCGTGTCACTTTCGGCGGGTGTCTCCGCAATTGTCTCGGCGCTACCGCAGCTGGATACGTATCGTGTATCGATGGCGCTCGTCTTCGTGGTGCTGCTAACACTGACCAATCTACGCGGATTACGCGAGTCCGGTCTGATCTTTTCAGTTCCCACGTATGCCTTTATTGCCACCATTTTTACACTCTTGATCATTGGCAGCTACCGCTACCTGACGGGGACGATCATTCCCGTGAACTCTGCTGAGCATCTAGCGCCAGTGCAAGGGGTGGGTGAAACCTTTGGTCTTCTGTTTATCATGAAGGCTTTCGCTGCCGGCTGCACCGCATTGACCGGAATTGAAGCAATCTCGGATGGCGTGCCCGCGTTCAAGAAACCGGAATGGGTTAACGCTCGCGCAACCCTCACGGTCATGGCCGTGCTCCTGACGATCATGTTTCTGGGTATTACGTTTCTTGCACAGCAGTACCAGGCGCTACCGGCTGAGCACGGCAATCCCGAAACGGTCCTCTCCCAAATCGGACGCGGCGTATTTGGTGGACGCGGCATTCCATACTCTGTGCTCCAGGCAGCGACGGCAACCATCCTCATTTTAGCAGCCAACACTGCGTATGCGGACTTCCCACGATTGCTTTCGTTCCTGGCACGCGACCGCTACATGCCTCGGCAGTTCGCTTCACTGGGCGATCGTCTGGTCTTTTCTAATGGCATCATTATGCTGGCCGTCGCTGCCAGCGTGCTGATCGTGATGTTTGATGCAACGGTTACGGCGCTCATCCCGCTTTACGCCGGTGGGGTCTTCATTTCGTTTACGATTGCACAAACCGGTATGGTTCAGCGCTGGCGACGAACACGAGAGCCCGGTTGGCAGCGTGGAATGCTGATTAATGGTATTGGAGCGCTCACTACGTTCATCGTAGCGATTATTGTCATATCCCAAAAATTTCTGCTCGGCGCCTGGATCTTGATGCTGCTGCTCCCTGCAATCATTGCGATGTTTCTCGCGATCCATCAGCACTACGTCAACGCCGCCAAGCAGCTCTCGCTCGAAGGTCTGGAGCCGCCGCCGCCCCTGCGTAACACCGTGATCATCCCCGTCTCTACCCTCCATCGCGGGGTGATCAACGCTCTCACCTATGCCGAGTCGATCGCCCCCGGCCA
- the metG gene encoding methionine--tRNA ligase, whose protein sequence is MSKKILVAVAWPYANGPRHVGHVAGFGVPSDIFARYHRLAGNDVLMVSGTDEHGTPITVQADKEGVSPKVLADRYSAVIAEDLRNLGLAYDLFTRTTTRNHYRVVQDLFLQMLKTGAIYKDTMTGTFSASGQALPDRYVEGTCPICGYGEARGDQCDNCGNQLDPVNLINPRSKIDGSTPVFKPTEHFFLDLPKFREQLRVWIDGQTHWRPNVRAFSLNLLEHVQPRAITRDLEWGVPIPLPGFDGKRIYVWFDAVIGYLSASIEWAIVRGTPDAWQEWWLNRDSRSYYFMGKDNIVFHSEIWPAMLMGYDTGPLTDGEHTLDLPYDVVSSEFLTMEGKKFSSSRGVVIYVRDVLSRYDADPLRYYLTIGGPETQDTDFTWAEFVRRNNDELVATWGNLVNRVIKNAYNNFDVVPQPGELTEEDRAILRAVENGFTTVGQLIETARFRAALQEAMSLAAQANGYISEQEPWKVIKLDRERAATILYVGLRVVDNLKTLFCPFLPFSSQRLHEMLGYEGTIAGPIFFNEVTEDNGSTHQVLTCEPESWSGRWEPSQLPIGQELKEPAPLFRKLDPKVVDEELARLTQA, encoded by the coding sequence ATGTCTAAAAAAATCCTTGTCGCCGTCGCCTGGCCCTATGCGAATGGTCCGCGCCATGTCGGGCATGTCGCCGGCTTTGGCGTGCCCAGCGATATTTTCGCTCGCTACCATCGGCTGGCAGGCAACGATGTGCTGATGGTTTCGGGAACGGACGAGCACGGAACGCCGATCACGGTGCAGGCAGATAAAGAGGGCGTGTCGCCCAAGGTGCTCGCCGACCGCTACAGCGCGGTGATCGCGGAGGACCTGCGCAACCTGGGTCTGGCTTACGATCTGTTCACGCGCACGACGACACGCAATCACTACCGCGTGGTGCAGGATCTCTTTTTGCAGATGCTCAAGACCGGCGCGATCTATAAAGACACCATGACCGGCACCTTCTCGGCGAGCGGCCAGGCGCTGCCCGATCGCTACGTGGAGGGAACGTGCCCGATCTGCGGCTACGGCGAGGCGCGCGGCGATCAGTGCGATAACTGCGGCAACCAGCTCGATCCGGTCAATCTGATCAATCCGCGCTCCAAGATCGACGGCTCGACGCCGGTCTTCAAGCCGACCGAGCACTTTTTTCTCGATCTGCCGAAGTTTCGCGAGCAACTGCGCGTCTGGATCGACGGCCAGACACACTGGCGGCCAAACGTGCGCGCGTTCTCGCTGAACCTGCTCGAACACGTGCAGCCGCGCGCCATCACCCGCGATCTGGAGTGGGGCGTGCCGATCCCGCTGCCGGGCTTCGACGGCAAGCGCATCTATGTCTGGTTCGACGCGGTGATTGGCTATCTCTCGGCGAGCATCGAGTGGGCCATCGTGCGCGGCACGCCCGACGCCTGGCAGGAGTGGTGGCTCAACCGCGACTCGCGCAGCTACTACTTCATGGGCAAAGACAACATCGTCTTCCACTCCGAGATCTGGCCCGCGATGCTGATGGGCTACGATACAGGCCCCCTGACCGACGGCGAGCACACGCTCGATCTGCCGTACGACGTGGTATCCTCGGAGTTCCTGACGATGGAGGGCAAGAAGTTCTCGTCGTCGCGCGGCGTGGTAATCTACGTCCGCGATGTGCTGTCGCGCTATGACGCCGACCCGCTGCGCTACTACCTGACGATCGGCGGGCCTGAGACGCAGGATACCGATTTTACCTGGGCCGAGTTCGTGCGGCGCAACAACGACGAGTTGGTCGCGACGTGGGGCAATCTGGTCAACCGCGTGATCAAGAACGCCTACAACAACTTCGATGTGGTGCCGCAGCCGGGCGAGCTGACCGAGGAAGATCGGGCGATCCTGCGCGCGGTCGAGAACGGCTTTACGACCGTCGGGCAGTTGATCGAGACGGCGCGCTTTCGGGCCGCGCTGCAAGAGGCAATGAGCCTGGCGGCGCAGGCGAACGGCTATATCTCCGAGCAGGAGCCGTGGAAGGTGATCAAGCTCGATCGCGAGCGGGCCGCGACGATCCTGTACGTGGGCCTGCGCGTCGTCGATAATCTCAAGACGCTGTTCTGCCCGTTCCTGCCCTTCTCGTCGCAGCGGCTCCACGAGATGCTCGGCTACGAGGGCACGATCGCCGGGCCGATCTTCTTCAACGAGGTGACGGAGGACAACGGCTCAACGCATCAGGTTCTAACGTGCGAGCCGGAGTCGTGGAGTGGCCGCTGGGAGCCGAGCCAACTGCCGATCGGGCAGGAGCTCAAGGAGCCAGCGCCGCTGTTTCGCAAGCTCGACCCGAAGGTTGTCGACGAGGAGCTGGCGCGTCTGACGCAGGCATAG